AATCATAGAAATATGATAAAGCCAGTTACCTGTTAACTAGTATAAACCGAAATTCATCCACAGAGTCACCCAAATCCTTTTTTAATCTTCCCCTAAAACTCTAAAAATTAGAGTATTAACTATTTGCTTGAAACGCCTAAAAATACGACTGCTTACTTAAGAAATTCAACAATGGTAATATTCAATTGAATGGACATGATAACTAAAGCTATATACGTCAAAAAATTGTAAAACTTGTGCTCTTACAAACTAAAGTTGAAGTGCTAACAATCATTAGAAGACAAATGTCAACGATTTGGATCATACACTAgtttaaattcaataaaaaaagTCAGTACATTTTCCAGCTCCCGTGTTGTGTAGGTTGGGAATTTCAGCAAATgcaatccttggttaaacacaCATAACTCAAGTTATATATATCGAATCACTACAAAATTAGTAGCATTAGAAACTATACTTCGAGTGCTAAATATCTTCAGAGGAATCATTTAGCGAATCAATCAATAGAGGGCCTTAATTTGGACCATAATTTAGCGCAATTTTCAATCCTTAACCATGTAGGTTCTCACTTTCAAccaattttgtatattttctgGTATTCATAGGCAACAAAACCAGAGTTGTAATTTTATACCATTTGAAAGATCtttgaatttaattttgaatGCAACTAATGGAactcaattttgatttttctgtgCCAAGTGATGCCTAATTTTCCTAAGCTTCATAGAGGTGACTGTTAGTCGCAAAACTGATTGGAATTCCAGGTGTTCTTGGTTATTAATACAAAAATTCTTCCAATTTCTTGTGTATATCCATATCAATTTGCAGTATGGACTCAAATTTATATCATACTTAAATAACTTCTTACTTGTACATAATATTCAATTGGCTAGAAAACTTTTGGATTATTGGGGTTTGGGCATTACAAAAGCGGTGATGGTTGCTGCTGACTATTCTGAGCGTGGATCACCTACGTGCCTATCTAACATCCAAAACAAGCAGCCTCCTGAAGTCATTTCTGACGATGGTCTCATTTTCTTTGTTCTTGCTGTTGAATCAGAGGATAGAGAACCTTAGGAACCATGTGTGAGTTGGTTACTCGGCCTAGCCATTGATATGCTGGTGTAttacatttaatttttttatatggaCTTAATGGTGTTTAAATGGCTTGTTCAAATTCTTcgaaccaatttttttttttaaaaaggaatTTTATGCAGTAAATGCCTCGTTTTGCTTGTTTATTTTAGGGGGAGAGAAAGGGGTGGGGGGTGTGGGGAATACTTTTGCACTGTGCTTAGTTTCTTGCTTGTAGAATACAAATTTAAGTTGATGCAAGAAATGGACTGTCtttacatatgcaagaaatggacCGTTAATGGAGATAGAGGGATGATCtcaatttccagaattttagaaaaggacACAATCAAACCAATTTGACACCAGAAACGCAAATAGAGACAAAATACTcttctatcttttctttttgtggTGAGGGAGGAGAGGTTTGGGATGAGGATTTAAACGGGTCGAATTGAACTTCATTGGGGCagaataacaaaaaataaaccATGAAAAACACCTAAACACATCCAATGATTCCGTTTTCCAAAACCAAGTAGAGCTACGTCTgagtaatttctcaaaattgagATATTTCACAAATGTTCCCACCATTTTCTAGCTTGAGGAAATGGTACATAATTAATTTTAACAACCTCCAACTATCCTCAACAATAATTACAAATATAAGCTTCAATTTTACCCTGAAATGGTGCTACTAATTTCTATTAAGTAGTAATTGTTGCATATAAAACTACTTTACCATTGCTGTTCTTTGCACCTTTAAAATGTGTAATttgtaataaaataaatgcatgAATCTACATGCCATACACATGTTCTATATGTACAAATACATATGCTTATGCGTACCTCTACATGGTGATATATACTgatgatcaattttttttctcatttatttgcaaaaattgaaaagaggaAAGTTGTATCAGTAATTAAAAGTAAATTACCAACTTATTTGCCATATGTATAAATATGTCAGACATAAACACCAAGTAAAATGCTTGGCGTTTCATAACATATAAGCTGGGATCAAGAACTTGAGGTCCTTATATCTGTAAACAATTTATTGGTAATACATTAACATATCTCATTCCTTCCTTGAACTTTAAGCATTTCGGTGGTGCACCAAGTCAGGACAAAAAATTCCTCAAATACATTTGCACCTCAGGGCTCTGCCATGTATTGAGTGGAAAAACATAAGTACTACTTGAATGAATAATAATCCTTGGAATAAGCTTTTGATATACCATatgattgaagaaaaaaagtTGCTATTGGATTATTGGTTTTATACCTGCTTCAAGGTGTGATGTCTTTGATAAACTGGAGTTTGATCTTCTGTAGCGCTCTTAGAACTTCTTTCATGTTTATTCTCTCCTCAGGAGCATCTGTTGTACAACTTAAACCAAGTTGCAAGACAGATGATATGCAGTTAATCTTCTTTTGTACCAGTTCATTTTCAGGATGAAGTAAGTCTCTGTCTATAACTTGAATCACAGAATCTGGTAAGCAATCTTGTACCCAACGCCTGAGGCTTAACGCTTCTGTGAACATCTCATCCTTAggctttctttttgtaaatGTCTCCATCAATGTAATTCCAAAGCTGTAGACATCACAACTTGTTGAAACCAATCCTTCCAGTCCATACTCTAGcatcaaaatttgaaactcgTTGTTAAAGTCAAGTATTGGCATCGGTTCAGCAAATTTATGTTTTTTCTTAAAGGTTTTATATTTGACATACCGTACTAGTTGTTGAAAGTTGAAACATTAATTTGAATGATATAAAAATTTCGAAATTTGAGCCAAGAAAAGTCACCTGGGGCAATATATCCAAATGTAGCAAGAGTCTTTGTTTGTACCACAGATTCTCCATCTCCTAATAACTTTGCAATTCCAAAATCGCAAACATGCCCAACCATGTCTTCATCTAGGAGAATATTGCTAGGTTTCAAATCACAATGAACTATAGGAGTTGAATAACCATAGTGGAGATATTCCAAACCAGAAGCCACATCTATCGTGATATCCAACCTTTGCATGATACTTAGGACATGATGGTTTACATGAAGCCATTTCTCAAGGCTTCCATTGGGCATGTATTCGAGCACCAAAGCCTTAAAGTCAAGGCTAGAGCAAGCACTAATTACTCTAGTTAAATTTCGATGACGAAGGCAGCTTAAGACTTCACATTCTCTATCAAAGCTTTTAAATGCACCTTCTAGCTGCAAATCGAATACCTTTATGGCCCAAACCATCCCATTTTCACGAATTCCCTTGTAAACTGAACCAAAGCTCCCCGAGCCAAGTAAGTTACTCTCGCTGAATCCACTTGTTATTTGTCTAAGTTCATGGAAGGACGCCCTTTCAAATGTCGCCATGGGAAGCAAGTTCTGAGTCGGAGCTAGAATTTTCTTTCTCAACTTTAACCTcatcaaaaaaattgaaatcacCAAGGCTAATATGACAGATCCTGATGCCAACAGAACAATCATGACTATCCTTTTTGTCCTTGATTCATGCTCAAATGTACTTGTACAAGGTTGGAGCCAAGGAGCGCCGCACAATGCTTCATTTGAGAGAAAAGATAGGTTCGTGAAATTTGCGAATGGCCCTCCATGAGGAATCGGTCCTTTCAATCTGTTGTAAGACACATTAAAGTATTGGAGATCTGATAGTACCTGTAATGAGTTGGGAATTTCACCTTCCAGATTGTTAAAAGATATATCCAAATGCCGTAACTGCAACATATTCTTGATGGAATCCGGTATCAATCCTTGTAGCTTGTTACGTTCCAAGGACAGGTTTTGTAAACTCTGTAGTGCTCCAATGGTGCTAGGCATTTCACCCGAAtattgattatttgaaaggttCAAATAGACTAATACCTTCAAGTTTCCAATTTCAGCAGGCAAAGAACCTGTCAAATAATTTCCTGACATGTCTAGCTCCAAAATATCTCTGAGGCTCCAAAAGCTTGTTGGTATCATAGAACCTAAATTGTTAGAATTGAGATAAACATATCTGAGTGTTGTAACGTTTCCTAAACAAGAAGGCACCATACCAGAGAGCATATTTTGTCCAAGTCTTAATTCTCCTAAGTTCAGCAAATTACAAAACTCACTTGGAATAGCTCCTTGCATCTGATTGTCGCTTAGATGTATCCTCTGAAGCTTCAAGAACCATTTGATTGTAGTTGGAATTAACCCTGTCAAACTATTGTTGTCAAAGTACAGTTCTATTAAGTTGCTCAAATTACCAATCGAACTTGGAATTTCACTTATGATTCCACAACCAGTGGCAATTATGGATTCGAGTGAGCTAGAAAGATTTCCAATAGACTTTGGGAGGAAGCCATTCAGAGGATTCTCATCTATCCACAACCATGTTAAATGTTTGCAGTTTGACAGGGATATGATGAAGCTCAACTCTTTGGATAGCGAGTCCTCAGAAAAATTATTTTGCCATATACCCAAGTATTCCAATAATCTCATGTTTCCAAGAGAATGAGGAATTGCACCAGTAAAATGATTCATACCAATGCTTAGGATTCTGAGCCTAGAAGCATTTGAGATAGATGCTAGTACAGTTCCACTGAATTCATTTCCATCAAGGTAGAGTTCCTCAAGATTGGGTAAGAAAGCACCTATAGTTGATGGAAGCTCGCCTGATAAATCATTGCCCGTGAGAGAAATAATTTGTACAGTTGAACTATTGAAAAGTTTCAGCGGGATAGGGCCTCTTAACCTATTCGAGTCCAACACGAGTTCTTCCAACTTGCTAAGATTACCAACCTCTTGAGGTATTATACCTGACAAATGAAATTGGTAAGAAAAAAATGAGTCATTTGACTTGAAACAATTTGGTGAGAAAGGGAAGTAATGAGAAGACAGACACATAGTGGATGCAAGTATTGATCATTATGATTTACAAGCCAGCAAGTTTTTGATACAGAATGATAAAGACGAGTTCAAGTAAAtccatgctttttttttttggtaaagtTAATCCATGTTACTAGTATTCATGAACTTAGCATATGATAATAAATATTTTCATGTAATTTGAATTATGTGTTGGCTTGTTGTATTTATGTACTTTCTTTTTTCCTGTTTTTTGAACTTCAAGGATTGTAATATTCGATGCTAATGAAATAATTGGTGGGCTGTACAAATATTTCCACTGGCACAAGTACTTTGAATATGATGATGTCTTCCATCTAAGGACGTAAGGTAagatgaaataataaaataaatcttAGAGAAAACTCTTCTGATAATGTAATAATAAAATGGATCTTATTTCAAAAACTTCCAATTTTTTTGGAGGTCTTGAACCAAAGACTTCCAATTTACAATCCCTCCTACTTTACAATCCATTCCAACCCTCCCCCTAGCAAAAACATTTCATTAATGTCATAGTTTGAACATTATAACGGATAGAGCGTTTTCTCAATTAATTGGGATTTTGAAAAAGTTGATTCTTGAAAAGTTAAAATTAGAATTCAAATTTTAGAACTATTGGAAAAAGTAGGCGTCTTGTAGCTTCtaattttagtttttcttttacttttaaaaaGGCAAAAgctgaaagaaaaagaagttgaGAACATTACATGATAGATATTTTAATATCAAAAGGTAAAAGTAGGTACAAAAAATCAGTTTAGAACAAACTCTAGTCATTTGAACTTTCAcgttattttgaaattatacacgGGACTATGGAAAATTGAATTATACTCATGATGGTGTCATAAGATAAAATCCTGAACATAGAAAAGTTTAGGCGTGGCAACAAAAAATCtaagtttaattttttcaaGGGCGGTCCTATAATGCTAGTTTTCATGTCTAATTTGTAATTCTATGAAATCAATCTAGTGGTAAAGTGAAACTGAAACTAGGAATGACAAATTAAATACATGTATATACGAGTGAAAAATATTTCCTAATTAATGTCTATCCTACCAAAACTTCATAACTTTTTGGACAATTTCACTTTATCCCCCTGTGGTTTAGCATTTTTTACATAATCCCCttatgattttaaaaattatatataacacCCTCAttgtttggattaaagtgtcaaaatgacggaaatgatcattcgtaacggagtcacctaaaatattaaaaatacccttatgtaaaattgaaaattatttatcaatCAAGGgaggttatgtgtatattttgaaaatcataaggggttATATGATGaagtattaaaccataagggggttatatggtcaaatataaaaatcatacgagattagtgtgtcatgtatttaaaagggtaatttcgacatttctagaagttccgttacgaatgactatttccgtcactttgacactttaatccaaaccatgaggggaTTATGTAtcgcttttgaaaccatagggggattatataaaaaaagctaaatcacagggagtaaaatgtaatttgccctaacTTTTTTGTGAACCTAGGGCACTCTTTTGAAAGAGCTTCCTCTTAGAAATGCTCTAAAGCCTGTGTAGGAGACTTTGTCCGCCATATAATCACATTGTATTCATACATATTTGTGCTCCTTTTTACCAGAAAACACACTTAGTCAACAActcaaaagggaaaataaatTGTCATAGCATGCGATTTTCTACATACTTAGTTTCTCAAGTTTGATATTCACTAACCTTTCACACGGTGCAAATTTTCTACGTGCAAGATCAGGTACCTTTTTCTTCTCAGCTTTGATATCTTAGTCTTCGTTCatggtgaatttttattaagttCTCTGGTCGCTCTCTTTTGCTTCTTCATTATTCCTGTTAtgttcacacacacacacaccccccccccaCCCACCCACCCACCCACCCCTCGGCGGTTGTGTGGATGTTCGAGTGCAAGTTCAGTTAATAAGCAGAAACCTGCTCATGCATGATGAACTTCAAATTTGTCATGGGTCACTTTTGAATTCCTCAAAAGACTGACCTGATTATGGTAATATGGTTGCGTACAAGCATTGCCATTTACTTTAGTGTCAATTCCAGAGCATACTTATATCTTTCACTAAAtccatgctttttttttttggtaaagtTAATCCATGTTACTAGTATTCATGAACTTAGCATATGATAATAAATATTTTCATGTAATTTGAATTATGTGTTGGCTTGTTGTATTTATGTACTTTCTTTTTTCCTGTTTTTTGAACTTCAAGGATTGTAATGTTCGATGCTAATGAAATAATTGGTGGGACGTACAAATATTTCCACTGGCACAAGTACTTTGAATATGATGATGTCTTCCATCTAAGGACGTAAGGTAagatgaaataataaaataatcttAGAGAAAACTCTTCAGATAATGCAATAATAAAATGGATCTTATTTCAAAAAGTTTGAAGCTTTTTACCTGTCATATTGGCACTCCAAATGTCTAGTGTCTCCAAATTATAGAGATTGCCAATGACTTTTGGAATTTCACCTGCCAATAAATCATGACATGACAAGAAAATTAATTAAAGGAAGTATTCCCCAATATTTCTAAAGTAATTAGCCTCTGCCAACAGCATTCTTTTTTATGTAAATGTTTCATGTGAATTATAAATTTAGTCTCAAAATCCTTCAAAACCCAATGAAAATTTATTATTGGGTTATGAGGATTTTGAACCACTTTCATAGGAATTTCAGTCTAAATTCGTAATTCATGCAATAAACTTACATCAATTAGTCATGGATGACAATTGCCGATTATAGCtacaaaatttagaaatttttattgagtaaagAAGATTATTTTTCCTTATTGACAAAATAAGGAAGCAAGttaagaaataagaaaaatcaAACAATTCAGTTAGAAATGAATAAAGATAACGTACAGGATGCGGCCAAAACTAAACATACTTTCAAGTatgaaataaaacaagaaagaaggatttttcaaaacaaagtgAAGTTGGCAGCTTACCTGTCAGGTCGTTATCACCCAAAGCTAATCGTGTAACCGTGGTTAGATTCCAAACTCCATTTGGTATATATCCTTGGAATTTGTTGTATGACAAGGATAAAACTTGGAGCCCCGAGCATTCTCCAATGCCTGATGGAATTTCACCTTCAAAGTAATTCCGTGATAAGTAAAGCCCTTGGAGTTGTGGGAGATAATCGCAGATACGTGCTGGAAGGTAACCCGATAAGCTATTACCCGTAAAACCAATCTTTTGCAATGAGGAGAGGTTAAACAGAGCCTGCGGCAGAGGGCCTGCGAGTTGGGTATATTCAATTTCCAAAACTCTCAATTTCGGTAGAGCGCTGAATTCTTCAGAAAGATTTCCAGTAAAAAAGTTGTGACCCAACCTGATGGTCTCTAACTTTGTGAAGTTAGAGAGCCTGCCTGATAATGAACCTGAAAACCCGTTATCCCAGAAGGATAAGTATCGGAGTGCAGTTAAAGCTCCCAACCATGACGGAAATTCTCCTTCAAAGTCATTGCTTGAAAGTTCGATGTGCTTCAATCGATGGAGACGAGATAGCTCGGGTGGAAGGTGTCCATGAAAGCTGTTATTCATAACATTCAACCTGACGAGAAAAGAAAGATTTCCCAATTGTGGAGGTATCGTTCCCGCAATTCCCATGTAAGAAAGGTCAATGGCTGCGACTCTGTGATGACGAGCATTACAAGTGATTCCAATCCAGTTGCAAACAGAGGTAGAAGTGGACCAGTTGGTTGGGATGATCCTTTGAGGATCGAAAATGGCGGCTTTGAAGGCAAGAAGAGCATTCAGATCACTAGCACTGTTGTTATGGTTATTGGCAATACTTATGCTGTCTGAGCTAGTTGCGATAAAGTGCAACAGTACCAAGGCTCCAGCGAAAAGAAAATAAGTCCTCTGCATTGCTTATAGAGGCAAATAAACTTGACGAATGCCAAATAAATATAGAACATGAGCATACATTGTGACTTTGGGCAGGTCTTATATAGGCATAATTGCGGTTGACTTGCTTTTTTTCCACAACGTATTGTCGTTGTATTTCTTTTGTAAAACTGGATTATCAACTGAAGATTTTTAGGTAAAAATGTTGAAAATTGGAGCTTTGGAATTGGTAAAGTCTTACACGTGTGAATTGGTAAATTGCTGTTATCATCGTCTATGACGAAGTGATGAGACTTCGTCAAATTGAAGTTCCTCATCTGTTCACCAAGTTTCCATTTTGATATGTTCCCTACTTTATTGTTTTCTTCTTTCAGATTGCTACATATTACCCTGGCAAAACAGACACTAACTGATAGGAGATCTATTACTCAATTTGGTGAATTAATGGCAAAACAGAAACTAACTGCATATTAGCGCCTTGACTCTATCTTGAGACGTGCGGTTTTATTTTGTCACAGTTTGAAATTAGGCAAAAATGCCAACTATTGCACCCCAAAGCTGACAAGTGTGGAGCAGCTTTTTTTAAGTGTATTCTCTATCTCTTCATTTAGTATTGAAGGAATGT
This portion of the Coffea eugenioides isolate CCC68of chromosome 11, Ceug_1.0, whole genome shotgun sequence genome encodes:
- the LOC113752461 gene encoding probable LRR receptor-like serine/threonine-protein kinase At3g47570 is translated as MQRTYFLFAGALVLLHFIATSSDSISIANNHNNSASDLNALLAFKAAIFDPQRIIPTNWSTSTSVCNWIGITCNARHHRVAAIDLSYMGIAGTIPPQLGNLSFLVRLNVMNNSFHGHLPPELSRLHRLKHIELSSNDFEGEFPSWLGALTALRYLSFWDNGFSGSLSGRLSNFTKLETIRLGHNFFTGNLSEEFSALPKLRVLEIEYTQLAGPLPQALFNLSSLQKIGFTGNSLSGYLPARICDYLPQLQGLYLSRNYFEGEIPSGIGECSGLQVLSLSYNKFQGYIPNGVWNLTTVTRLALGDNDLTGEIPKVIGNLYNLETLDIWSANMTGIIPQEVGNLSKLEELVLDSNRLRGPIPLKLFNSSTVQIISLTGNDLSGELPSTIGAFLPNLEELYLDGNEFSGTVLASISNASRLRILSIGMNHFTGAIPHSLGNMRLLEYLGIWQNNFSEDSLSKELSFIISLSNCKHLTWLWIDENPLNGFLPKSIGNLSSSLESIIATGCGIISEIPSSIGNLSNLIELYFDNNSLTGLIPTTIKWFLKLQRIHLSDNQMQGAIPSEFCNLLNLGELRLGQNMLSGMVPSCLGNVTTLRYVYLNSNNLGSMIPTSFWSLRDILELDMSGNYLTGSLPAEIGNLKVLVYLNLSNNQYSGEMPSTIGALQSLQNLSLERNKLQGLIPDSIKNMLQLRHLDISFNNLEGEIPNSLQVLSDLQYFNVSYNRLKGPIPHGGPFANFTNLSFLSNEALCGAPWLQPCTSTFEHESRTKRIVMIVLLASGSVILALVISIFLMRLKLRKKILAPTQNLLPMATFERASFHELRQITSGFSESNLLGSGSFGSVYKGIRENGMVWAIKVFDLQLEGAFKSFDRECEVLSCLRHRNLTRVISACSSLDFKALVLEYMPNGSLEKWLHVNHHVLSIMQRLDITIDVASGLEYLHYGYSTPIVHCDLKPSNILLDEDMVGHVCDFGIAKLLGDGESVVQTKTLATFGYIAPEYGLEGLVSTSCDVYSFGITLMETFTKRKPKDEMFTEALSLRRWVQDCLPDSVIQVIDRDLLHPENELVQKKINCISSVLQLGLSCTTDAPEERINMKEVLRALQKIKLQFIKDITP